CCGGATCCGTCCAGCCCCCTTTCCCTCAGGGGGTCCATCGTCCCGCTCATCCCCTGGGCATGGCCGCCAGGTGGCGGCCCAGCTCGAAGACCAGGGAGCGCAGTCCCTCGCCCGTGACACCCGAGATGAAGAGGGGCTCCTGGCCCCGCGTCCTGCAGAGGGCCTCAAAGCGTGCACGGCGCTCTTCGTCCTGGAGGGCGTCCAGCTTGTTGCCCACCAGCCAGCGCGGCTTGGAGAAGAGCACCTCGGAGAAGGTGCGGAGCTCCCCCTCGATGATCCGGACGGCCTCTTCCGGTTCCTGGACAGGATCGGAGAGGTCCACCAGATGCAGGAGCATGCGGGTGCGCTCCACATGGCGGAGGAACTGCACACCGAGTCCGGCTCCCTGGGCGGCACCCTCGATGAGCCCGGGGATGTCGGCGATGACGAAGCTCTCGAGCTCGTCCACGGGGACCACGCCGAGCTGGGGTTCCAGGGTGGTGAAGGGATAGTTGGCGATCTTGGGCCGGGCGGCTGAGATGCGGCTCACCAGGGTGCTCTTGCCCGCGTTGGGGAAGCCTACGAGACCCACATCTGCGATGAGCTTGAGCTCCAGCTCCATGTCCCGGATCTCGCCCTCCTCGCCGGGCTGGGAGTGTCGGGGGGTGCGGTTGGTGGAGCTCTTGAAGTGCTCGTTGCCCAGGCCGCCCCGCCCGCCACGGGCCACGCAGACCCGCTGGCCGTCCTCCAGGAGCTCCGCCAGGAGCTCGCCGCTGGCGGCATCCTTCACCACCGTGCCCAGGGGCACCTCCAGGGTGATGTCGGCGCCATCGGTGCCATGCCTCCGGCTGCCCTCGCCCTGCATGCCGCGGCCCGCGTAGTAGTTGCGCTGGTTGCGGTAGGGATTGAGGGTGTTCAGGGAACGGTTCGCCTGGAGGAAGACCGAGCCGCCGCAGCCGCCGTCACCCCCATCGGGGCCGCCCTTCTCGGCGAACTTCTCCCGGCGGAAGCTCGTGGCCCCGGCACCGCCGTGGCCAGCTTCCACATGGAGGGTGAGGTGATCAAGGAACATGGGGCATCCTGGGGAAAGAAAAAGCGCGCAAGCCAGTGGCCGCGCGCTTTTTGGGTGGGTCCTGACGGATCAGGCCTCGATGGGATCGATGTGGATGAAGCGGCCGTACTGGCCCTTGTCCTGGAAGCGGACCTTGCCATCGATCTTGGCGAAGAGGGTGTGGTCGGTGCCCATGCCCACATTGACGCCCATCTTGAACTTGGTGCCGCGCTGCCGGACGATGATGCTGCCGGCGGTGACGACCTCGCCCCCGAACTTCTTCACGCCGAGGCGCTGGGCATGAGAATCACGACCGTTACGACTGGAACCGACGCCCTTTTTATGTGCCATGACATTACCTCAATACTTTCTGAGTTCTGATTGAGCCGGAGCAGGCTTGGCCTGCCGTGGCGGGGGGATCAGGCTCAGCCTGGACCCCTGCAGGATTCATCCCTTGATGCCCTTGATGCGGACCTCGGTGTAGCCCTGACGGTGACCCTGGGTGCGCTGGTAGGTGGTGGTCCGCTTCTTCTTGAAGATCACGACCTTCTTGGCGCGATCGTGGCAGATCACCTCGGCCTCGACGGTGGCACCGGCCACGGTGGGCTGGCCAACCTTGATCTCGGCACCCTGGGCGACCAGGAGAACCTTCTCGAAGACCACAGCCTGCTTGGGCTCCTTCTCGAGCAGCTCGACGCGGAGGATGTCCCCCTCGGCAACCCGGTACTGCTTTCCGCCCGTCTGGATGATTGCGTACATATATCCCTCTCGTGGAGGCTTGGGCGGCTCCGAGGTACACGAAGCGCTTGGGGAGCCCAAGACAAGGCCAATCAGAATGGCATCCCCATGTCCTCGGTGCAAGAGAAATGTGCGAAGCTAAAGGCCTTTCTCCGCATCGGGATCCCCTTCAGTGTGTGGTCCACAGCCGCTGCACCAGGGAGGGGCTGTCCTCGTTGACGGCCAGGAGGTGCCGGACCTGGGGTCGGCCCCGGGGATCGAAGCGGAAGGCCCGGGCGACGATCTCGCGGTCCGCCCGGGTGGCCCGGTGGTGCTGGCGCAGGTGTTCACCCATGCTGGAGCTGAGGTAGGTCTCCACAAAGGCGGTTGCACCGTCCGGGAGGGGCTCTGGGATCTGGAAGAGCGCCCAGCGGATGGCTCCGTCCCGCAGCCGGAGCTGGCGCAGTTCCTCCATGGCCTCCAGGAAGGCCTCCCGCGCCTCCCCGGGGATCCGGTACTCCAGCTCTATCAGGATGGGACCGGCCTCCAGGGGGATCAGGTCGGAATGGACCGGGGGTTCACCATGGGGGCGGAGGTCGATCTCCTCCTCGAAGACCAGGATCCGGGTCCGGCCGATGAGGACCCAGGCCAGGGCCAAGCCTGCCCCGGAGAGACCGAAGGCCCAGGGGATCCCCAGGCGCTGGGCCACGGCTCCCCAGAAGGCCGCCCCCAGGGCCATGGAGCCTCCCCAGGCCATCTGGTAGGCGCCGAAGGCCCGGGCCTTGACCCAGCTGGGAACCGAGAGCTGGATGGCGGTGTTGATGGTGGAGAGGGTCGCCAGCCAGCCCATGCCGGTCAGGAAGAGGCAGGCCGCCACCGTGGGGGTGTGGGGCACCAGGGCGATGGTGAGCTGGGCCAGGACCGAGAGCAGGGTGAAGCCCCCCAGGAGCTGGTTGGCCGAATACCGGTTCCGCAGGCGGGGCATGAAGACCGTGATGCTGACGGCCCCGGCGCCGACGCAGCCCATCATGAGGCCGAAGGCGCCGGGGCCCAGTCTCAGGTGGTGGACCGCCAGGGCCGGGAGGAGGGAGAAGATGACCCCGGCGAACCAGGTGTAGCCCACGGCCCGCAGGAGGATCACCTGCAGGGCCCGGCTGTGGCGCACGTACCGGAAGCCCGTCTTCATGGCCCCCAGGAAGCGCTCGGAGGGCAGGTCCCGGGTGGGGACCCTCCGCTTCCAGCGGAAGAGCACCGCCACGACAGCCAGGAAGGAAATGGCATTGAGGAGGAAGGCCCAGCCCGGCCCCATGAGGGCCACCACGGTGCCACCCAGGGCCGGCCCCAGGGCCCGGCTCACGTTGAAGCCCGCGCTGTTCAGGGCGACTCCGGCCCCCAGGTCCCGCCGGGGCAGCAGCTCGGGGACGATGGCCTGGAAGGCGGGCATGCTCAGGGCCGAGCCGATGCCGATGAGCAGAGACATGCCCAGGAGCAGTCCTGGGGTCACCTGTCCCATGAAGGTGAAGACCGCCAAAGTTCCGGCTACGGCGAGCATGAAGACCTGGGTCGCCAGCAGGAGCTTCCGGCGGTCCAGGATGTCCGCCAGGGCACCGGCCACCAGGCCCAGGCCCAGCACCGGCAGGGTGGAGCCGGTCTCGATGAGGGCCACCAGGAGGGGAGAGCTGCTGAGGTGGGCCATCTGCCACTTCTCGCCCACGCTCTGGACCTGGGTCCCGATGTTGGAGGCCATGGCGGCGATCCACACCGCGAGGAAGGCGCGGGCGGCAAGGGGAGCCAGGGGGCTTCTGGGGCGGCTTTCCTGCATGGCACCGGAAGGGAAGGGGCATCGGCCCGGGTCCTGTATCCTACAGCCTCCCGGGCGGGCAGGGCAGATTCCGAAGACATCCCTTATCCTGGATCTCCGATGTCCGAATCCTTCCGCCTCGCCCAGACCTCCATCAGCCCCCCGCTCTTCCTGGCCCCCATGGCCGGGGTGACTCACTCGGCCTTCCGCCGCCTCCTGGCGGACTTCGGCGGCTATGGGGCGCTCTACACCGAGATGGTCTCCGCCTCCGCCTTCCTGCGGGAGAACCCCGCCCTCTCGCCCTTCACCCGCACCCGGCCCTGTGAAGGGCCTGTGATCTGCCAGTTTCGGATCTCCGGTGACGAGGACCTGGAGTCCGTCTTCGCCAAGGCCTCAGGCCTCGGCTACGCCGCCCTGGATCTGAACCTGGGCTGCCCCGCCCCCAAGATCCAGGGGCAGGCCTCCGGGGTGGCCCTCTTCCGGGACTTCCCGCGCCTGCGCGATGTGCTGACCCGGATCCGGAAGGTCTGGTCGGGGCCCTTCACCGTCAAGGTCCGCCTGGGCGATGATCCGGAGAACTGGAGAGGGGGCTTTCTGGAGCGCCTCCGCCTCTTCGAGGACATGGGGGTCGACGCCATGGCTGTTCACCCACGCTTCAGCGGCGAGAAGCTCAAGCGCCGTGCCCGCTGGGAGGAGTTCCCCTGGGTCGCGGCCCAGACCTCCATTCCGGTGATCGGCAATGGCGACATCTGCACGCCTTCCGATCTGCGCGGGAACCGGGAACTCTTCGCGCCCCTGGCGGGCGTGATGCTGGGGCGGATCGTGGCGGTCAAGCCGTGGATCTTCCGTGACTTCGCCGGGTTGGAGCGGGGGCCGGTCGACCCCGCAGAGATCTGGGAACGGCTCTGCCGCTACACCCTGGAGGACATGCCCGAAGAGAGGGCTCTGGGGCGGATGAAGGAGTTCAGCTTCTACTTCGCCAA
The sequence above is drawn from the uncultured Holophaga sp. genome and encodes:
- the rplU gene encoding 50S ribosomal protein L21, whose amino-acid sequence is MYAIIQTGGKQYRVAEGDILRVELLEKEPKQAVVFEKVLLVAQGAEIKVGQPTVAGATVEAEVICHDRAKKVVIFKKKRTTTYQRTQGHRQGYTEVRIKGIKG
- a CDS encoding tRNA-dihydrouridine synthase family protein; the encoded protein is MSESFRLAQTSISPPLFLAPMAGVTHSAFRRLLADFGGYGALYTEMVSASAFLRENPALSPFTRTRPCEGPVICQFRISGDEDLESVFAKASGLGYAALDLNLGCPAPKIQGQASGVALFRDFPRLRDVLTRIRKVWSGPFTVKVRLGDDPENWRGGFLERLRLFEDMGVDAMAVHPRFSGEKLKRRARWEEFPWVAAQTSIPVIGNGDICTPSDLRGNRELFAPLAGVMLGRIVAVKPWIFRDFAGLERGPVDPAEIWERLCRYTLEDMPEERALGRMKEFSFYFAKNFFFGHEMYRRIQGARDLAGVRSAALGFLEARPEWSRSERLTFT
- the rpmA gene encoding 50S ribosomal protein L27, whose protein sequence is MAHKKGVGSSRNGRDSHAQRLGVKKFGGEVVTAGSIIVRQRGTKFKMGVNVGMGTDHTLFAKIDGKVRFQDKGQYGRFIHIDPIEA
- a CDS encoding MFS transporter, whose product is MQESRPRSPLAPLAARAFLAVWIAAMASNIGTQVQSVGEKWQMAHLSSSPLLVALIETGSTLPVLGLGLVAGALADILDRRKLLLATQVFMLAVAGTLAVFTFMGQVTPGLLLGMSLLIGIGSALSMPAFQAIVPELLPRRDLGAGVALNSAGFNVSRALGPALGGTVVALMGPGWAFLLNAISFLAVVAVLFRWKRRVPTRDLPSERFLGAMKTGFRYVRHSRALQVILLRAVGYTWFAGVIFSLLPALAVHHLRLGPGAFGLMMGCVGAGAVSITVFMPRLRNRYSANQLLGGFTLLSVLAQLTIALVPHTPTVAACLFLTGMGWLATLSTINTAIQLSVPSWVKARAFGAYQMAWGGSMALGAAFWGAVAQRLGIPWAFGLSGAGLALAWVLIGRTRILVFEEEIDLRPHGEPPVHSDLIPLEAGPILIELEYRIPGEAREAFLEAMEELRQLRLRDGAIRWALFQIPEPLPDGATAFVETYLSSSMGEHLRQHHRATRADREIVARAFRFDPRGRPQVRHLLAVNEDSPSLVQRLWTTH
- the obgE gene encoding GTPase ObgE; the encoded protein is MFLDHLTLHVEAGHGGAGATSFRREKFAEKGGPDGGDGGCGGSVFLQANRSLNTLNPYRNQRNYYAGRGMQGEGSRRHGTDGADITLEVPLGTVVKDAASGELLAELLEDGQRVCVARGGRGGLGNEHFKSSTNRTPRHSQPGEEGEIRDMELELKLIADVGLVGFPNAGKSTLVSRISAARPKIANYPFTTLEPQLGVVPVDELESFVIADIPGLIEGAAQGAGLGVQFLRHVERTRMLLHLVDLSDPVQEPEEAVRIIEGELRTFSEVLFSKPRWLVGNKLDALQDEERRARFEALCRTRGQEPLFISGVTGEGLRSLVFELGRHLAAMPRG